A window of Cucurbita pepo subsp. pepo cultivar mu-cu-16 chromosome LG06, ASM280686v2, whole genome shotgun sequence contains these coding sequences:
- the LOC111797551 gene encoding uncharacterized protein LOC111797551, with protein sequence MADSGSELCPVQSAVLGHKSKGSPFFSVPGLFVGLNFKVASDHDSVKSPTSPLELRVFSNLSNSIGSPKSSYGGHRRSWDCSKVGLGIIDSLDDDNNLSAKPLGSSESKNIIFGPQVRTKTQTPNLHIDPVFPQAGPRSLPKNCPNFLPLQFKSLRGGSSEVFFEIGEPLEFKPSKKSEACSLDSTRFVSASRGGKGRSFFHSTNPFVKKVMTNGDSEPHDKVLSADVSTLASVTLPVSGFVESLSASQIELSEDYTRVISHGANPKSTHIFGDCILECHSNDLNNLNKNEMNEIGSPLSVRSSLDNPSPCQPIDFLSFCYFCNKKLESGKDIYIYRGEKAFCSADCRHQEIVNEEEFEKPVCEIFEHSSTSRDGIEEFETHGTIFE encoded by the exons ATGGCTGACTCTGGTTCTGAGTTGTGTCCTGTTCAGTCTGCCGTGTTGGGGCACAAATCCAAAGGCAGCCCTTTTTTCAGTGTCCCTGGTCTCTTTGTTGGCTTAAATTTCAAAGTAGCTTCAGATCATGATTCAGTCAAAAGTCCCACCTCTCCTTTAGAACTTAGGGTGTTTTCAAATCTTAGCAACTCAATAGGATCCCCTAAATCATCCTATGGCGGCCATAGAAGGAGCTGGGATTGTAGTAAAGTAGGATTAGGCATTATTGATTCTcttgatgatgataataacCTATCTGCTAAACCTCTTGGATCATCTGAGAGTAAGAACATCATTTTTGGACCCCAAGTTAGAACCAAGACTCAGACCCCAAATCTTCACATTGATCCAGTTTTTCCCCAGGCAGGTCCTAGATCTTTGCCTAAAAATTGTCCCAACTTTCTACCATTGCAGTTCAAATCACTACGTGGTGGTAGCTCAGAggttttctttgaaattggAGAACCATTAGAATTCAAGCCTTCAAAGAAGAGTGAGGCGTGTTCATTGGACTCGACCCGGTTCGTCTCTGCATCTCGTGGTGGAAAAGGTCGCAGCTTCTTCCATTCTACCAATCCATTTGTGAAGAAAGTGATGACAAATGGTGATTCTGAGCCTCATGACAAAGTTTTGTCTGCAGATGTTTCAACCTTAGCATCTGTAACGCTACCTGTTTCCGGGTTCGTAGAGTCTCTTTCTGCAAGCCAGATCGAGCTCTCCGAGGATTATACTCGTGTAATATCCCATGGTGCCAATCCAAAATCCACTCACATTTTTGGTGACTGCATTTTAGAATGTCACTCTAATGATTTGAACAACTTGAACAAGAATGAGATGAATGAGATAGGATCTCCTCTCTCAGTTAGAAGCAGCCTGGACAATCCTTCTCCATGTCAACCAATTGATTTTCTGAGTTTTTGTTACTTTTGCAACAAAAAACTTGAAAGTGGGAAagacatatacatatacag GGGCGAGAAAGCGTTTTGCAGCGCTGACTGTCGCCATCAGGAGATTgtgaatgaagaagaattcGAGAAGCCTGTCTGCGAAATCTTCGAACATTCTTCAACATCCAGAGATGGCATAGAGGAGTTTGAAACTCATGGCACCATTTTTGAATAA
- the LOC111797169 gene encoding uncharacterized protein LOC111797169 yields MASSESKPNDHLIPLPESESLPEAESESQLSVLLFHISQQAQGAMENMLRMISEIDQNAVGILEDIEKCRGSALDRKGVLEEEKQQFQQAAYTVLDMLNNGGGTLKS; encoded by the exons ATGGCAAGTTCCGAATCAAAACCCAATGATCATCTTATTCCCTTGCCGGAATCTGAGTCGTTGCCAGAAGCTGAATCTGAATCGCAGCTCTCAGTTCTCCTATTCC ATATATCACAACAGGCCCAAGGGGCTATGGAGAACATGCTTAGAATGATCAG TGAAATCGATCAAAATGCTGTTGGTATATTGGAAGACATAGAGAAGTGCAGGGGTTCTGCTCTTGACAGGAAGGGAGTGCTAGAGGAAGAGAAACAACAATTTCAACAAGCTGCTTACACTGTTTTAGACATGCTCAACAACGGAGGGGGAACACT GAAAAGTTGA
- the LOC111797168 gene encoding potassium channel KAT3-like encodes MTTPMSETRSPLPLLFRRHSSGEIKNLTSVSSSLLPAFGTVVTDGYSNLNKFIIVPYDRRYRWWQTFLVVLVVYSAWVSPFELAFKKVATGSLLPVDLVVDAFFALDIVLTFFVAYLDKSTYLLVDDHKKIAVRYLTSLWFPMDVASTLPFQVIYRIFTGEMNRNEVFGFLNLLRFWRLRRVSELFSRLEKDIRFSYFLTRLIKLICVTLLAVHSAGCFYYWLAIHHKDAENTWIGIEVEDFKSRSIWLGYTYSIYWSIVTLATVGYGDLHAVNLGEKIFSICYMLFNIGLTSYLIGNMTNLIVHSAIRTFIMRDSINEILRYGSKNRLPESLKDQMLAHMQLKFKTAELKQEEVLEDLPKAIRTSIAQHLFRRTVENAYLFKDLSNDLIAQLVSEMKAEYFPPKVDIIIQNEIPTDFYILVSGSVDVIVYKTGTEQILSKLESPQMAGEIAVMLNIPQPFTVRTRRLSQVIRISHHHFKQMLQPNNEDGKTLFINFTEHLKGMKKEEQNEIPYFSELLEDLNSEFTEPNETQNQRLPDYHGDQKMEGSPEASTPLPHTDRIRVIIHEHHPDESTKDGKGMGKLVFLPKSIEELFGLAEKRFGKRGSSIFMADGSKVEDLNVLREGDHLFFV; translated from the exons ATGACGACACCAATGTCCGAAACAAGGTCGCCGTTGCCTTTGCTGTTCCGGCGGCACTCAAGTGGCGAAATAAAGAACTTGACGTCGGTTTCCAGCAGCCTTTTGCCGGCGTTTGGAACTGTTGTGACCGATGGATACTCAAACCTGAACAAGTTCATTATAGTTCCGTATGATAGAAGATATCG GTGGTGGCAAACTTTCCTGGTAGTGCTAGTGGTGTACTCAGCGTGGGTATCTCCCTTTGAACTTGCCTTCAAGAAAGTGGCAACTGGGTCTCTTTTACCCGTTGATTTGGTGGTGGATGCATTCTTTGCCCTTGATATTGTCTTGACCTTCTTCGTGGCTTATTTGGATAAATCCACTTATCTCCTCGTTGATGATCACAAGAAGATTGCTGTACG TTACCTTACAAGCCTGTGGTTCCCCATGGACGTAGCCTCCACTCTTCCATTTCAGGTAATATACAGAATTTTCACTGGAGAGATGAACCGCAATGAGGTCTTCGGCTTCCTCAACTTACTTCGGTTCTGGCGACTAAGGCGTGTTAGTGAACTTTTCTCAAG GCTGGAGAAAGACATACGCTTCAGTTACTTTTTAACAAGACTCATCAAACTAATTTGT GTTACACTGTTGGCAGTTCATTCAGCTGGTTGTTTCTACTACTGGCTGGCAATTCATCATAAAGATGCAGAAAATACATGGATTGGAATTGAAGTAGAAGATTTTAAAAGCAGAAGTATCTGGCTTGGCTACACCTATTCAATATATTGGTCAATTGTCACACTTGCCACCGTTGGTTATGGGGACTTGCATGCAGTTAATCTAGGGGAGAAGATTTTTAGCATCTGCTACATGTTATTCAACATCGGCCTCACGTCTTACTTGATAGGAAACATGACAAATCTTATCGTTCACAGTGCTATCCGAACATTTATCATG AGGGATTCCATAAATGAGATATTGCGTTATGGAAGCAAGAATAGACTGCCAGAAAGCTTGAAAGATCAAATGTTGGCGCACATGCAGCTCAAGTTCAAGACAGCAGAGTTGAAGCAAGAAGAGGTGTTGGAGGATTTACCTAAAGCAATCAGAACCAGTATTGCCCAGCACCTTTTCCGTCGTACAGTTGAGAATGCATACTTATTCAAGGATCTATCTAACGACTTAATCGCCCAATTG GTGTCTGAGATGAAAGCCGAGTACTTTCCACCTAAAGTTGACATTATAATACAAAATGAGATACCAACAGATTTCTACATTTTGGTGTCTGGATCAGTG GATGTGATCGTGTACAAGACTGGAACTGAACAG ATTTTGTCAAAGCTGGAATCTCCACAGATGGCAGGGGAAATTGCTGTGATGTTGAATATCCCACAGCCATTTACAGTGAGAACTAGAAGACTCTCCCAAGTCATCAGGATAAGTCATCATCATTTTAAGCAAATGTTACAACCAAACAACGAAGATGGAAAAACCCTTTTCATCAACTTCACTGAG CACTTGAAGGGGATGAAAAAGGAGGAGCAAAACGAAATACCCTACTTTTCAGAGTTGCTGGAAGACCTAAATTCAGAG TTCACAGAACCGAATGAGACACAAAATCAGAGACTACCAGATTATCATGGAGATCAAAAAATGGAAG GATCGCCAGAAGCATCTACACCATTGCCACATACAGATCGCATCAGGGTGATAATTCACGAGCACCATCCAGATGAAAGTACAAAAGATGGCAAGGGTATGGGAAAACTGGTATTTCTGCCCAAGTCGATTGAAGAACTTTTCGGATTGGCAG AGAAAAGATTTGGCAAGAGAGGGAGCTCAATTTTCATGGCTGATGGCTCTAAAGTAGAAGACTTGAATGTTTTAAGAGAGGGtgatcatttattttttgtctga